A single region of the Silene latifolia isolate original U9 population chromosome 8, ASM4854445v1, whole genome shotgun sequence genome encodes:
- the LOC141596364 gene encoding heat shock 70 kDa protein 18-like — MAKKGENNWPAIGIDLGTTYSCVGIWRPKQGRVEIITNDLGNRTTPSWVAFNQHERLIGEAAVNQVTVNASNTIFDAKRLIGKKFSDKSVQNDMKVWPFKVIATSDSDYGKKPLIVVTYKGEEKQFSPEEISSMILCKMKDMAEVYLGCEVKHAVVTVPAYFNNAQRQATKDAGTIAGLNVLRIINEPTAAALAYGLDEKVQSANSTTKNVLVFDLGGGTFDVSLVTIGNDALEVKAVNGDTHLGGRDLDNRMVKHFIAEFQRKHNKDLNGNPRAISRLRAACEKAKRLLSSTFETVIDIDCLFDGIDFSSTITRARFEKMNMDLLSDCLISVQLCLWDAKMEKSDVHEVVLVGGSTRIPKVQQLLQEFFEGKELCKSINPDEAIAYGAAFHAASLSGLSMAKNSVIVDVTPLSLGIAIRLSGEFSIIVPRNTTLPTNKVVTGYETLYDNQTRANIAVYEGEETIAVYNNFLGGFQLHNIPPAPKGVQKLDVCFNIDLDGILTVSAQLCGSYNKGQITITNHSGRLQKKEIEKMKFDAKKYKDEEEERKKASKAKNRLETYVLESKERLRRFGMKIGRKEKRKLGDVIEQATQWLEWNHLLFDTTKIEDKMKEIESICRPIFENMHRGNAAVFGGGSNTSIKIEVVELD, encoded by the exons ATGGCGAAGAAAGGAGAAAATAACTGGCCAGCAATAGGAATCGATCTCGGAACGACTTACTCATGTGTAGGCATATGGCGGCCAAAGCAAGGTCGAGTCGAGATCATCACCAACGACCTAGGAAATCGTACGACACCGTCTTGGGTTGCATTCAATCAACACGAACGGCTTATCGGTGAAGCTGCCGTAAACCAAGTCACCGTTAATGCCTCCAATACTATCTTTG ATGCAAAGAGGCTTATAGGCAAGAAATTCAGTGACAAAAGTGTACAGAATGATATGAAGGTCTGGCCATTCAAAGTGATCGCCACTTCTGATTCCGACTACGGAAAGAAGCCTTTGATTGTGGTCACTTACAAAGGTGAAGAGAAGCAATTCTCTCCTGAGGAAATCTCATCGATGATACTTTGCAAGATGAAGGACATGGCGGAGGTATATCTTGGTTGCGAAGTCAAACATGCAGTTGTCACTGTCCCTGCCTACTTCAACAATGCTCAACGTCAAGCGACTAAAGATGCCGGTACCATTGCAGGGCTTAATGTCTTGCGCATCATTAACGAGCCCACAGCAGCCGCCCTAGCTTATGGCCTCGACGAGAAGGTTCAATCAGCTAATAGTACCACAAAAAACGTGTTGGTTTTCGATCTTGGTGGTGGGACTTTTGATGTTTCGTTGGTCACCATTGGAAACGATGCCCTTGAAGTGAAAGCTGTCAATGGGGATACCCATCTCGGTGGGCGCGATTTGGATAACAGAATGGTTAAGCACTTTATTGCTGAATTTCAAAGAAAACATAACAAAGACCTGAATGGAAATCCAAGAGCTATTAGTAGACTTAGAGCTGCCTGTGAAAAGGCTAAGCGACTGCTTTCTTCGACTTTTGAGACAGTTATTGATATCGATTGTCTTTTTGATGGAATTGATTTCTCTTCGACAATAACTCGTGCTCGCTTTGAAAAGATGAACATGGACTTACTTTCAGATTGTCTTATCTCTGTCCAATTGTGTTTATGGGATGCCAAGATGGAAAAGAGCGATGTTCATGAGGTCGTTCTTGTGGGTGGGTCAACTCGGATACCTAAGGTTCAACAATTGTTACAAGAGTTTTTCGAGGGAAAAGAACTTTGCAAAAGCATTAACCCTGATGAAGCTATTGCATACGGTGCTGCTTTTCACGCGGCTTCATTGTCCGGTTTAAGTATGGCTAAAAATTCTGTGATTGTCGACGTGACTCCACTATCTCTTGGGATTGCAATCCGCTTATCCGGTGAGTTTAGTATTATTGTTCCTCGAAACACAACTTTACCTACGAACAAGGTCGTAACAGGGTATGAAACTTTATATGACAACCAAACACGTGCTAATATCGCGGTATATGAAGGGGAGGAGACAATTGCTGTATACAACAACTTCTTGGGAGGATTTCAGCTGCATAACATTCCACCGGCTCCGAAAGGAGTCCAAAAGTTGGATGTTTGTTTCAATATTGATCTAGACGGTATTCTGACTGTGTCGGCCCAACTTTGTGGGTCGTACAATAAGGGGCAAATAACTATTACCAATCACAGTGGGCGGTTACaaaaaaaagaaatagaaaagatgAAGTTCGATGCTAAGAAGTACAAAGACGAAGAAGAAGAGCGCAAAAAGGCGTCCAAGGCAAAAAACAGGTTGGAGACTTACGTGCTTGAGTCGAAGGAGAGATTAAGACGGTTTGGAATGAAGATAGGGAGAAAGGAGAAGAGAAAGTTGGGGGATGTTATCGAGCAGGCGACTCAATGGCTAGAGTGGAATCACTTGTTGTTCGATACGACCAAGATCGAGGACAAAATGAAGGAGATTGAGAGCATCTGTAGGCCTATTTTCGAGAATATGCATAGAGGCAATGCTGCTGTTTTTGGTGGTGGCAGCAATACTAGCATAAAAATTGAGGTTGTGGAGCTTGATTAA